In the genome of Brachypodium distachyon strain Bd21 chromosome 3, Brachypodium_distachyon_v3.0, whole genome shotgun sequence, the window TTGCGGCCGTCAAGAGTTGCTCTAAATGTTGCGAGCTAACACAAGAATTTGAGTCCATGACCATTGCCCTGAAGGATAATGGTAGTCCAAGACGAGGAGGCACGCGTGGTAGGAAGCAGCAACAGATAGAGATAGGTGACAGCAGCAAATCCTGCAATTGCGGGCACATTCGAATAGCTTCTTATATAAATGAAGCTAGGCGTGCTTGTAGGCTTCCGCTTATGATTGGTGCAGCTCCTGTTTGTTATGGTGTTCCTACTATTATCAAGAAGAAGTAATTATTTGTGCTCTGATGCATGGGAGATCAATCATAGCTGCGTGGCATACTTCTGGGCAGCGAGCCAAAGATGCATAGTGCCGTCATAGGCATGTCCCTGCACAAGCTCAATTGTGGTCATGAAATGAAATGCTGCTGCTTGCACATGCAGAGGATGCAGAGCTGGCGGGACGATACCAATTGACACATGCCTTGGATCCGTGGTTTGACTAGAGGACCAGTAGTGGAAAGTTCATACATTTTGATGAGCTTCAGTGCTGGGCCTCCACAGGTATATACAAGTAAATGGTTATTGCTATACATGTGCTTTCAAATGTGGCTCTGATCACAAATGTAATTGTATGTTGCGAGAAAACAATTAAGGCATGTAGAGGCATGAAACTGCCAGAGGCAATTGGTCATTGTTTGTATTTCTCAAAAACTTTTGCTACAGTATAATATAGACGGTCCCGTTGTATGTTCTCATACTGTCGTCAAGCAAACCACACCCAGCCAGGTGATTGGGTTGGGCCTACCCTGCCAATAATTTTTGAAATTCTTGTTACTAGAAATTAAATACTAGGAAAATACAGGATTTACCCCCACCCAATATTCCGTTGGTTGCAGGCCATTTGTGTAGAGGATGTGCAATTTGACTTGGAGACTATTTTATCGACCTTTTCCAAAATGGAGTATGTGGTTGCATATCATTGTTCGTATATCTGTGCAAGCACTGTTTGTCAAACAGCCAGTGCTGCTTCCTGCTTGCGTGTCACTTTATCTAGGCGTAGCGAGTGCCGTATTCAATACTGAACGTCGAGAAATTAATGAAATGTCTGAACCACGCAAGATCCAACAATCATCTAAAATGGATGCACAGAAACAAATAGAAACTACACATACCGCACAAGATGGGTGCGTCATTTCCCTTTTCAACAAAGAATGTGAGATGATACATTGATGCACAGCAATGAGCTGAGGTTAAGACAACTACTTTGGTACATGGTAATAACAAGTAAATTTAGGTTGAAATTGATGAATGCTAGGGGCCAGGGAATCAGCTGTGCATGTACTCCTCCGGCGGCAAAGCCCTTGCCACCTCAATTAGAGTCTAAAAACAGTCTTCCGCGGTTCCTacggcgtcgccggcgacgcctCTCTGGTCTCAACACACCTGTGCTTCTTCCCCCAACAAAATCCATatcatcctcatcatcacCTTCAGAGGGGTAAGGGTAAGGGGTGGTTCCATTGGCACCACTGCTCACCACATACTCTTCCTCGGCATTGCCGGATGCAGCGGTTGCACTTTGAAAGGTCCGATGATGCTGAGCAACTTGACGCATCATAAATATTATCAATCTTCGAGCATTATCCGCCTCGCGGCCATTGTCACGATCATCGTCATCACTCTCTTCGTCATCCAAGTCCAGTCCATCCTCCAAGTCGACCACATAGTCACCAAAAACAACAGCATTCCCCATTGATGCAGTAACTGTACTGAGTGCATCTTGCCTCTCTCTTTCAAATTCGAGTGATCTCCACTTCTGTTCAATTGAAGGATCTACTTCCCTTGGCTGTGCAAGAGGGTGCTCTGACTTCACATGCTTGCGAAGCTCCCCGTAGGTCCCCACAAATGAGCAACCGtcctgcatgcatgttctCCTTTTTCCGTTAAGATAACTTCGAGCTGGTTCTACCACAGTCCACCCCTTCACTTTGCCACGACACAATGGGCAAGCAAGGTCGATGGACTCTGTTTTCTCGGCTGCAGTCAATGGTGCCGAGTCTAGGCTGATGCCAAAATTGCCGGAAGGCAATTCCTCAAGCAGTGCCCCCTTAGTATAGGCCTTCTTGAACTGATCGAGGCAATTCGAGTGCCGGTAGCTAGTTCCACACATGTAAGGACGGCAGCCCTTGTCATGAGATGAACAAAGGAGTAGAACAGCATTGTGTGGATATTCCATGCACACAGAGCAGTTGGCATCTTCCCAGTCCATCTTCTGCATGGTTGGCAGTGACTTCTTCCGGTTCGATTCTTTCATTGCCTTCCAGCGGTATGAAGGAATGGGGTATGGTGTGGGCCTGAGCTGACGAGCCACATGCCTCCTTGCCCTTGCATTTCTTGCCATTTTCACGGAAACCTGTCTAGAAATCCATCATTGTATGAGCTCCTCAGAGCAGTGTAACTTATGATAACAGGAGGATTGCTCAAACAGAAAGATATCAACAGATATAAAAGAAAGTCCAAGTGGATTTTGGTACCATGGTGCAAAATTGAAGTAAATTTTAAATTGAAATGAAATATCAACTAATCTAGCATACTTACTGTCAAGAATGGACCAACAGATTAGAAAGTTAGAAACATGGCTAAGTCAGCTGAAACATATTGCTGATAATATAGCATAGTGTCCGTGCGTTACAACGGATTAAAAGACAACTATGCAGTTTTGAACTATAATTAGACTACCATTATACCAAATTAAATCACCTTCAAGTCACTTTTATCTCACACAGTTATGTCGAAGTCAATGTGTGGTGGCAAAAATTGACAGACCACTGCCACTGATTGACAACTTTACAAGAGTAAAGAAGTGTAATGACAGACTACAATCATATAACCATGCAACACATCAGCTTCAGGGCAAGCGATCTATTTTCCCATGAACAAAACAACCCTCCCTAAGAATTGCAATGATGCAAGAAAAACTCTGGAACAACAGTACCACCTAATTGCAGCTTTACTCTTGCAGCAGCTTTCCTTCTTGCACAAGTTATCAAATTTGAGATCCATAACAATGGCTAAGAAACAGCAAAGGCACCAGAAGTCACGAATAGACTTTCTGAGATCCAAGTACAGTTGGGTAGGCAGATAAATAAACAAGGAGCTGGAACAACCAGGAGCATTAAATAATCAAACACATTAGATGTGATCTACATTCCCCATTAAAAAAGTCATACCTAAGAGCAAGATAAGACTAGCTAAAGGGAAAAACTAGCGACTCACATGGAGCATCTCAGCTCCTCTCAGATCTGCCAGATTAGATGGGGAAAACAAGGAACAACACAACACTTTTTAATTAAAGAGAATCATTTGATACTGCACTTGGGCCAAAGATTCAATCCTTTGAGAACATGCTAAGTTACCAGCACAAGAAAAGAATTTGAAGCAAAGCTAGCTCCTTTAAGTTTAACTTTGTTCCTGGTCCTGCTTCCATGATGAATACAGATAGCAAGCACATGGATGGGGGTTGGAAAATGATCTCTTTTGCCACAGTTTGGTCCAATTCACCCCTCTGAAGCCAACATTGGTGGCAAAAGGATGATTTCCCATCCTTCCATCTAAAAGCACCTTATCCACTCACTCAATAATGCACTGCTCCTGCACTTGAGGAAACGATCTTACAGCCTTGAATGGCAAGTGCATTTATTTAACCTGAATTGCCCGTCAGAATGctaatttttttctatttttactACACTAGCCATGAACGCAGGAGATTCCTAACTGTTCTTCCTAGGCGAATGAAACTACACTCTTTTTCATTCTTTCTTTTGATTCGATCATTTTCTACAGAAAAATCTAGGCAGCAATTACATAAGCACGCACGACAAATCTATGCCGGCACACAGTCACAATCTACAAGCAGGGAAATTTTTTTACCGAGCAGAAGGCTCAATATTACTGCTTAATTGACTCGGAATCAGCGGGAAAGAAGCCTCCTTTGCTCAGCTAACTTCAATTTAGGCCAAAGACCAAAAGATCGTAACCACAGGCACGCAAATCGTCACTGTTCCAGGCGAAATTCCCACGGATAAGGGTAAATTCTGGTCACGCCCAACAGAGATCCAATGCCCAGACCATTCCCCAGCAGCGCCCTCCCGGATCACCGCCTAGAATCCCCGAATATCAGCCCAGATGGCCTCCTTTCCGCCAGAACCAGACATGGAACACTCAAATCAGCACCGGAACACCCCAAAACAAGCCATTTCTCTGCAAATTCCCCGCCAAACACGCAAGCGAAACTCACCGGAAGCACCGCCACCGACCATCCCATACCCAGGACCTCACTCTACCCTCAGCAAACCAAAGCCACCAGATCAACAAGCAAACCAGCGGTTCCCCCCCTCGAATCAGGAAGCAGGGCTAGGGTACTACATATACACGTACCTAAGACCGCGGAGGGGTGGACgggggcggcgagcgcgaggctgggcggggacggaaGGTcccgggcggcgcgcgcgaggcCGGCGACGGAGCTGGAGACGagacgacgacgtcgacgaGGGGCGAGGGGCGAGGAGAGCAACGGAGAGATGGGAAGGGAGAAGACAAGGACGCAAGTTAATATGGCGAGGCGATTTCCCTCActcgcagaaaaaaaaagcgaaaaaagggaaaagtggcgcaagaaaaaaaagataagaagagcaacaaaaaaaagcgGAAGGGAAGTTGGGAAATGGACGCAAAGAGACTGCAGgacgctgacaggtgggtcccgTGGCGAAAAGGCTGGAGCGAAGCGAGCCACGTTTGTGC includes:
- the LOC100828094 gene encoding uncharacterized protein LOC100828094, producing the protein MARNARARRHVARQLRPTPYPIPSYRWKAMKESNRKKSLPTMQKMDWEDANCSVCMEYPHNAVLLLCSSHDKGCRPYMCGTSYRHSNCLDQFKKAYTKGALLEELPSGNFGISLDSAPLTAAEKTESIDLACPLCRGKVKGWTVVEPARSYLNGKRRTCMQDGCSFVGTYGELRKHVKSEHPLAQPREVDPSIEQKWRSLEFERERQDALSTVTASMGNAVVFGDYVVDLEDGLDLDDEESDDDDRDNGREADNARRLIIFMMRQVAQHHRTFQSATAASGNAEEEYVVSSGANGTTPYPYPSEGDDEDDMDFVGGRSTGVLRPERRRRRRRRNRGRLFLDSN